In Collimonas arenae, a single genomic region encodes these proteins:
- a CDS encoding ABC transporter permease, producing MNQQSSAASSAASSTAAPAIAETLPQRRRFLAVRRFAANRLAAAGALIILLLVLVAIFAPLLAGYDPVFDQDYGNILAGPSGLHWMGTDDLGRDIFSRMVFGARISLQAALIAVGLAFCVGVPIGIASGYFRGIWDEWIVMRVVDALQAFPSLILALALSAALGGGFYNAMVAVGIGFTPAFIRLARGQAMMIRNLDYVMAARSVGAGHLRIMWRYVLPNAMAPLVIQATLAMGSAIIAEAGLSYLGLGAKPEDPSWGSMLHIAQGYLSSNPILALWPGMAIFVVVLGFNFLGDGIREVFDPKLKR from the coding sequence ATGAACCAGCAGTCTTCAGCCGCTTCGTCAGCTGCTTCGTCAACCGCTGCACCAGCCATTGCGGAAACATTGCCGCAACGCCGCCGCTTCCTCGCTGTGCGGCGATTTGCCGCTAACCGTTTGGCGGCAGCGGGTGCACTGATCATCCTGTTGCTGGTCCTGGTGGCGATCTTTGCGCCATTGCTGGCGGGCTACGATCCGGTGTTTGACCAGGATTACGGCAATATCCTGGCGGGACCGAGCGGCTTGCACTGGATGGGGACGGACGATCTTGGGCGCGATATCTTTTCACGCATGGTGTTCGGCGCCCGGATCTCCTTGCAGGCAGCGTTGATTGCAGTTGGCCTGGCGTTTTGCGTCGGCGTGCCGATTGGCATTGCCAGCGGCTATTTCCGTGGCATCTGGGATGAGTGGATCGTGATGCGCGTCGTCGACGCCTTGCAGGCGTTTCCTTCGCTGATCCTGGCGCTGGCCTTGTCGGCGGCGCTCGGTGGCGGCTTCTACAACGCCATGGTCGCGGTCGGCATCGGTTTCACGCCAGCCTTCATCCGGCTGGCGCGCGGACAGGCCATGATGATCCGCAACCTGGACTATGTGATGGCGGCGCGTTCGGTCGGCGCCGGCCATCTGCGCATCATGTGGCGCTACGTGCTGCCGAACGCGATGGCGCCGCTGGTGATCCAGGCTACCCTGGCGATGGGCTCCGCCATCATCGCCGAAGCTGGCTTGTCGTATCTGGGCCTGGGGGCGAAGCCGGAAGATCCCAGCTGGGGCTCGATGTTGCATATCGCCCAAGGCTACCTGAGCTCGAATCCGATCCTGGCCTTGTGGCCGGGGATGGCGATTTTCGTGGTGGTGCTGGGTTTTAATTTTCTTGGCGATGGCATCCGGGAAGTATTCGATCCCAAACTGAAGCGTTGA
- a CDS encoding ABC transporter permease, with translation MPKLLKRILLVLPTLLLVSIVIFSLLAILPGDPVSAILGQEATPEAALALRAQLGLDDPLYVQYGHWLWAALHGDLGRSFVDRTPVVDALLQRLPVTIELALGSFVIAVLIAVPAGILAAARPRGIANYFCSLLALFGMSVPPFWLGMMFIVLFAVKLEWLPASGYVPFTEDWRGNLLAMLLPMLATGLRESAILMRMVRSSLLEVLNEDYIRTAFSKGLSDWRVVIGHALRNAMIPVVTASGLMVSGMLGGLVITETIFSIPGMGKMIVDAIFQRDYVTVQAGVLAAALMVVIVNLAVDLLYGVIDPRIAREQA, from the coding sequence ATGCCTAAACTGCTAAAGCGCATCCTGCTGGTGCTGCCGACTCTGCTGCTGGTGAGCATCGTCATTTTTTCCCTGCTGGCGATCTTGCCGGGCGATCCGGTCAGCGCCATTCTTGGCCAGGAAGCGACGCCTGAAGCTGCGCTGGCTTTGCGCGCCCAGCTTGGCCTCGACGATCCGCTTTATGTGCAATACGGTCATTGGCTGTGGGCGGCGCTGCATGGCGACCTGGGCCGTTCGTTCGTTGACCGTACGCCGGTGGTCGATGCCTTGCTGCAGCGGTTGCCGGTAACGATTGAGCTGGCGCTCGGCAGCTTCGTCATCGCAGTGCTGATTGCGGTGCCGGCCGGCATCCTGGCGGCAGCGCGTCCGCGCGGGATTGCCAATTACTTTTGTTCGCTGCTGGCCTTGTTCGGCATGTCGGTGCCGCCGTTCTGGCTGGGCATGATGTTCATCGTCCTGTTTGCGGTCAAGCTGGAGTGGTTGCCGGCTTCCGGCTATGTGCCGTTCACCGAGGACTGGCGCGGCAACCTGCTGGCGATGCTGCTGCCGATGCTGGCCACCGGCCTGCGCGAATCGGCGATTCTGATGCGCATGGTGCGCAGCAGTTTGCTGGAAGTGCTGAACGAAGACTATATCCGCACCGCTTTCTCCAAAGGCTTGAGCGACTGGCGCGTGGTCATCGGCCATGCCCTGCGCAATGCCATGATTCCCGTGGTGACCGCCAGCGGCCTGATGGTGTCCGGCATGTTAGGCGGACTGGTGATTACAGAGACCATCTTCAGTATTCCGGGCATGGGCAAGATGATCGTCGACGCGATTTTCCAGCGCGATTACGTGACCGTGCAAGCCGGCGTGCTGGCGGCGGCGCTGATGGTGGTGATCGTCAATCTTGCGGTGGATCTGCTATACGGCGTGATCGATCCGCGCATCGCGAGGGAGCAGGCATGA